One region of Streptomyces sp. NBC_00442 genomic DNA includes:
- a CDS encoding serine hydrolase domain-containing protein — protein MSHRRLPLPRRGGHVIVALLTASLALAGPAGAAPRTDGDGALRARLRELVERPDGPPGAIAVLRDGDRVRVVQAGVAELGTNRPPRATDHMRLASAAKAFSGAVALRLVDCGMLSLDDTLAKRLPTLPDAWGSVTLRQLLNHTSGLPDYSAAPDFIDVIRADPHHVFDSRHLLDFVADEDLEFAPGSRFQYSNSDNIAVALMAEAVTGQRYEDLLASKVYRPLGLTGTSLPAGYRLPEPYLHGYDVEPGAPTEDVSTLFGASGSWASGGLVSTPADFNTFMAAYAGGTLIGDATRRQQRTFVDGASEPAGPGTNKAGLAIFKYTTRCGVVYGHTGNTAGYTQLGVGTPDGRRSLTVSVTSQVNQGSNPDLLAHLRAVEEDFVCALLKGQGPHSPGH, from the coding sequence CTGAGTCACCGTCGTCTGCCGTTGCCCCGCCGCGGCGGGCACGTGATCGTCGCGCTGCTCACCGCCTCACTGGCGCTGGCCGGCCCGGCCGGGGCCGCACCCCGAACCGACGGTGACGGCGCGCTCCGGGCCCGGCTGCGCGAGCTGGTCGAGCGGCCGGACGGGCCGCCCGGCGCCATCGCGGTGCTGAGGGACGGAGATCGCGTACGGGTCGTGCAGGCCGGCGTGGCCGAACTCGGCACCAACCGGCCGCCGCGCGCCACCGACCACATGCGCCTGGCCAGCGCCGCGAAGGCCTTCAGCGGCGCCGTCGCGCTGCGCCTGGTCGACTGCGGAATGCTCTCCCTGGACGACACCCTCGCCAAACGGCTCCCCACCCTGCCGGACGCCTGGGGCTCGGTGACGCTGCGTCAGCTCCTGAACCACACCAGCGGTCTGCCGGACTACAGCGCCGCACCGGACTTCATCGACGTGATCAGGGCCGATCCGCACCATGTGTTCGACTCCCGGCACCTGCTCGACTTCGTCGCCGACGAGGACCTGGAATTCGCCCCCGGCTCCCGCTTCCAGTACTCCAACTCCGACAACATCGCCGTGGCCCTGATGGCCGAGGCCGTGACCGGGCAGCGCTACGAGGACCTGCTGGCCTCGAAGGTCTACCGGCCGCTGGGGCTCACCGGGACCAGCCTCCCGGCCGGCTACCGCCTGCCCGAGCCCTACCTGCACGGCTACGACGTCGAGCCCGGAGCCCCGACTGAGGACGTCTCCACCTTGTTCGGCGCCTCCGGTTCCTGGGCCTCGGGCGGCCTGGTCTCCACTCCGGCGGACTTCAACACGTTCATGGCCGCCTACGCGGGCGGCACGCTGATCGGTGACGCGACCCGCAGGCAGCAGCGGACCTTCGTCGACGGAGCCTCCGAGCCGGCCGGCCCCGGTACCAACAAGGCCGGGCTCGCGATCTTCAAGTACACCACCCGGTGCGGGGTGGTGTACGGGCACACCGGCAACACCGCCGGGTACACCCAGCTCGGCGTGGGCACCCCGGACGGCCGTCGGAGCCTCACCGTCTCCGTCACGTCGCAGGTGAACCAGGGCTCGAACCCGGACCTGCTGGCACACCTGCGTGCCGTCGAGGAAGACTTCGTCTGCGCCCTGCTGAAGGGCCAGGGTCCGCATTCCCCGGGCCACTAG
- a CDS encoding serine hydrolase domain-containing protein: MARFRRMWGVLFAVAGVAVAAVAGGAACERGDGAPARRSAARPTTPVHATKDRAAVGGHAADHTPVRALLHRLTTRDGGPGAVLALGGEPDGAVLSSGLADVQSDTPMRADSRFRIGSLTKPFVATVVLQLVGEGRVALDTPVERYLPGVVRGHGNDGRRITVRQLLQHTSGIPDYLDHIEPEDVLRAPLTHYDPRALVRLALAHAPDFEPGTNWRYSNTGYLLAGMLIERVTGHPYGDEIRRRVIGPLGLRRTSVPGDGSEIPGPHARGYARTAKDAPPMDITALNPTVAGSSGSMISSAADFDRFLDALLRGRLLHPAQLRQMMRTRPTGSTDGGAYGLGLESHPLPCGGLAWGHDGGIPGYETAGAATAGGRQATVMVNLYPGNTGAQNADMTSAIRTALCEGRSSNPSPGHG, encoded by the coding sequence ATGGCCCGATTCCGACGCATGTGGGGCGTCCTGTTCGCCGTGGCCGGGGTAGCGGTCGCCGCGGTGGCCGGCGGGGCGGCCTGCGAGCGGGGCGACGGCGCACCGGCCCGGCGGAGCGCCGCGCGGCCCACCACCCCGGTGCACGCCACGAAGGACCGGGCCGCCGTGGGCGGTCACGCCGCCGATCACACCCCCGTCCGCGCGCTCCTGCACCGGCTGACCACGCGGGACGGCGGTCCCGGCGCTGTCCTCGCGCTCGGCGGCGAGCCGGACGGCGCCGTCCTGAGCAGCGGCCTCGCCGACGTGCAGAGCGACACCCCGATGCGCGCGGACAGCCGGTTCCGGATCGGCAGCCTGACCAAGCCGTTCGTGGCGACGGTCGTGCTCCAACTGGTGGGGGAGGGCCGGGTGGCCCTCGACACGCCCGTGGAGCGCTATCTGCCCGGCGTCGTACGCGGCCACGGCAACGACGGACGACGCATCACGGTCCGTCAACTCCTCCAGCACACCAGCGGCATCCCGGACTACCTCGACCACATCGAACCGGAGGACGTCCTCCGCGCCCCGCTGACGCACTACGACCCGCGCGCCCTCGTGCGGCTCGCCCTCGCCCACGCCCCGGACTTCGAACCCGGCACCAACTGGCGCTATTCCAACACGGGTTACCTCCTCGCAGGCATGCTCATCGAGCGGGTGACCGGGCATCCGTACGGTGACGAGATCCGCCGGCGCGTCATCGGACCGCTCGGCCTGCGCCGGACGTCCGTTCCGGGCGACGGCTCGGAGATCCCCGGGCCGCACGCGCGCGGCTACGCCAGAACGGCGAAGGACGCACCGCCGATGGACATCACCGCGCTCAACCCCACGGTGGCGGGTTCCAGCGGCTCCATGATCTCCAGCGCCGCCGACTTCGACCGTTTCCTGGACGCGCTCCTGCGCGGCAGGCTGCTGCACCCGGCCCAGCTCCGCCAGATGATGCGGACGCGTCCGACCGGCAGTACGGACGGCGGGGCCTACGGCCTCGGCCTGGAGAGCCACCCCCTGCCCTGCGGCGGCCTCGCCTGGGGGCACGACGGCGGCATCCCCGGTTACGAGACCGCGGGGGCCGCGACGGCCGGCGGCCGGCAGGCGACGGTCATGGTGAACCTCTACCCGGGCAACACCGGCGCCCAGAACGCCGACATGACATCCGCGATCCGGACGGCGCTGTGCGAGGGCCGCTCCTCGAACCCGTCGCCGGGGCACGGCTGA
- a CDS encoding cation:proton antiporter, which translates to MTPLLAAHVVAALGAFLAFGFLGRVLARRIGQPGVVGEIAFGMLLGPAVLGLAGPGAQAVLLPADVLGPLRDLGHAGLVLFLVGVAHELRLDASRIRDRAVGWTALGTFVPSLAAGAAFGACLVRYGGPSLRGTAPTAAFVLLLATAMAVSAVPVLARVLADRGLTATRAGRLSLTSAALVDAVAWLLLAVVVGIATPGSNGMWSAVVVLVVGALAATVGRRLLKAPWAQRLCARRPWLITVVLGVCVLRAADGAESHGLTAIFGAFVVGLMIPPGSPHWDAPVRRVSTLGLWLVPVFFIATGLQVWRASGGIPWPVAIAATALAVVSKIGGGYAVSRLGGEERTEALRVAVMLNTRGLTEIVLLQVGYSAKVLTPGLYLALLVTAVVTTSMTGPLLSLMERHERAPAPGTTPGPSTPCLSTPCPSTPSPSTPG; encoded by the coding sequence ATGACGCCGCTCCTGGCCGCGCACGTGGTCGCCGCGCTCGGCGCCTTCCTGGCCTTCGGGTTCCTGGGGCGCGTTCTCGCCCGCCGGATCGGGCAGCCCGGCGTCGTCGGCGAGATCGCCTTCGGCATGCTGCTCGGTCCGGCGGTCCTCGGCCTGGCGGGGCCGGGGGCGCAGGCCGTCCTGCTGCCGGCCGATGTGCTGGGACCACTGCGCGATCTCGGGCACGCGGGGCTCGTCCTGTTCCTCGTGGGCGTGGCCCACGAACTGCGGCTCGACGCCTCCCGCATCAGGGACAGGGCCGTCGGCTGGACGGCGCTCGGCACCTTCGTGCCGTCCCTGGCGGCCGGCGCGGCGTTCGGCGCCTGCCTCGTCCGGTACGGCGGGCCCTCCTTGCGGGGGACCGCGCCGACCGCCGCGTTCGTGCTGCTCCTCGCCACGGCGATGGCGGTGTCGGCGGTGCCCGTCCTGGCGCGGGTGCTCGCCGACCGCGGTCTGACGGCCACCCGCGCCGGGCGGCTCTCGCTGACCTCGGCGGCGCTCGTCGACGCCGTCGCGTGGCTCCTCCTGGCCGTGGTGGTGGGCATCGCCACACCCGGCTCGAACGGTATGTGGAGCGCGGTCGTCGTGCTGGTGGTGGGGGCGCTGGCGGCGACCGTGGGGCGCCGTCTGCTGAAGGCGCCATGGGCACAACGCCTGTGCGCCCGCCGTCCCTGGCTCATCACGGTGGTCCTGGGCGTCTGTGTGCTCCGGGCCGCGGACGGGGCGGAGTCCCATGGACTCACCGCGATCTTCGGCGCGTTCGTGGTGGGTCTCATGATCCCGCCGGGCTCACCGCACTGGGACGCACCGGTCCGCAGGGTGTCCACGCTCGGCCTGTGGCTGGTGCCGGTCTTCTTCATCGCCACGGGCCTGCAGGTGTGGCGGGCTTCCGGCGGGATCCCCTGGCCGGTGGCGATCGCCGCGACCGCGCTGGCCGTCGTATCCAAGATCGGCGGCGGTTACGCGGTCTCCCGCCTGGGCGGCGAGGAGCGCACGGAGGCGCTCCGTGTCGCCGTCATGCTCAACACCCGCGGGCTCACCGAGATCGTCCTGCTCCAGGTCGGGTACAGCGCGAAGGTGCTCACCCCCGGGCTGTACCTGGCGCTGCTGGTGACGGCGGTGGTCACCACCTCGATGACCGGTCCGCTCCTGTCCCTGATGGAGCGCCACGAGCGGGCGCCGGCGCCCGGCACGACCCCCGGCCCGAGCACGCCCTGCCTGAGCACGCCCTGCCCGAGCACACCCAGCCCGAGCACGCCCGGCTGA
- a CDS encoding alpha/beta hydrolase, which translates to MDTDTTEKLRRLAFTPMRTQPPNATRPILDQAAKEVEVVDGGKVVHYLWGAGERRILLVHGWAGNAGHLTVLAQALVRAGCAVVVADLPGHGESEGAESSVIHFARAVEAAHERFGPFHAVVAHSLGAAATTLAMSHGLTPERAVFVNPISSYTSLWRRSGEVMQVTPEAIALVRARAQEWLGVSFDAIEPALAAPGFTSRLLVVHDENDPESPITDSEALVAAWGQAELMRVRDLGHTKVLRDEAVIRRAVDFLTGDPAGDGSADGVGAADGGVPGR; encoded by the coding sequence TTGGACACCGACACCACGGAAAAGCTGCGCCGACTGGCCTTCACGCCGATGCGGACGCAGCCTCCGAACGCGACCCGGCCGATCCTGGATCAGGCCGCCAAGGAGGTCGAGGTCGTCGACGGCGGCAAGGTGGTCCATTACCTGTGGGGCGCGGGAGAGCGGCGGATCCTGCTGGTCCACGGCTGGGCGGGCAACGCGGGCCACCTGACCGTCCTGGCGCAGGCGCTCGTCCGGGCAGGCTGCGCGGTGGTCGTCGCCGACCTTCCGGGCCACGGCGAGTCCGAGGGTGCGGAGTCCTCCGTCATCCACTTCGCGCGGGCGGTCGAGGCAGCCCACGAGCGGTTCGGCCCCTTCCACGCCGTCGTCGCCCACTCCCTCGGCGCAGCGGCCACGACGCTGGCCATGTCACACGGACTCACGCCGGAGCGGGCGGTGTTCGTCAACCCCATCAGCAGTTACACGAGCCTGTGGCGCCGCTCCGGCGAGGTGATGCAGGTGACGCCCGAGGCGATCGCACTGGTCCGCGCCCGTGCGCAGGAATGGCTCGGCGTCTCCTTCGACGCCATCGAACCGGCCCTGGCCGCACCGGGGTTCACGAGCCGGCTGCTCGTCGTCCACGACGAGAACGACCCGGAGTCTCCGATCACCGACAGCGAGGCGCTGGTGGCGGCCTGGGGGCAGGCCGAGCTGATGCGGGTGCGCGACCTGGGCCACACCAAGGTGCTGCGCGACGAGGCCGTCATCCGGCGCGCCGTCGACTTCCTGACGGGCGACCCCGCCGGCGACGGCTCCGCGGACGGCGTCGGCGCGGCGGACGGCGGAGTCCCGGGCCGATGA
- a CDS encoding alpha/beta fold hydrolase gives MSRTESVDDLVERFYTVVRLPHDPFAKAFLNRCRSHTLKACGRFYKYFQCGSGPTVLLVHGLNTNLGSMVTIAEELLAQGYRVVLFDVPPHGEALGGTADPAEIRAVLRALYARLSGLHAVVCHSMGGLWALTAWEAGVAGRAMVSISSPPSTRFLVERFAEMNGLDDDRVRAVAEEIERRFGATVWEEYSALSAVRTIEEPGLVIHGTADDHVPVAHAVRLHANWRNSTLQLVEGAGHFDMVESPEVRKVVSAYLRGLEDPPS, from the coding sequence GTGAGCCGAACCGAATCCGTGGACGATCTCGTGGAGCGTTTCTACACGGTCGTCCGGCTGCCCCACGATCCGTTCGCGAAGGCGTTCCTCAATCGGTGCCGTTCCCACACGCTCAAGGCCTGCGGGCGGTTCTACAAGTACTTCCAGTGCGGCAGCGGCCCCACCGTCCTGCTCGTCCACGGCCTCAACACCAATCTGGGCAGCATGGTGACGATCGCCGAGGAACTCCTCGCCCAGGGCTACCGGGTGGTGCTCTTCGACGTGCCGCCGCACGGCGAGGCGCTGGGCGGCACGGCCGACCCCGCGGAGATACGGGCCGTGCTGCGCGCCCTGTACGCCAGGCTGTCCGGCCTGCACGCGGTGGTCTGCCACTCGATGGGCGGGCTGTGGGCCCTGACGGCGTGGGAGGCCGGGGTGGCCGGCCGTGCGATGGTCTCGATCTCCTCGCCGCCCTCCACCCGGTTCCTGGTCGAGCGCTTCGCCGAGATGAACGGCCTCGACGACGACCGGGTCCGGGCGGTGGCCGAGGAGATCGAGAGACGGTTCGGCGCGACGGTGTGGGAGGAGTACTCGGCGCTCTCGGCCGTCCGGACGATCGAGGAGCCCGGACTCGTCATCCATGGCACGGCCGACGATCACGTGCCCGTGGCACACGCCGTGCGCCTGCACGCGAACTGGCGGAACTCCACGCTCCAACTCGTCGAAGGAGCCGGTCATTTCGACATGGTGGAGTCGCCCGAGGTACGGAAAGTCGTCTCCGCCTACCTGCGCGGTCTTGAAGATCCGCCATCGTGA